Proteins encoded in a region of the Streptomyces sp. PCS3-D2 genome:
- a CDS encoding ribonuclease J, whose protein sequence is MSHPHPELGPPPKLPKGGLRVTPLGGLGEIGRNMTVFEYDGRLLIVDCGVLFPEEEQPGIDLILPDFSSIRDRLDDIEGIVLTHGHEDHIGAVPYLLREKPDIPLIGSKLTLALIEAKLQEHRIRPYTLEVKEGEREGLGPFDCEFIAVNHSIPDALAVAIRTGAGLVVATGDFKMDQLPLDKRLTDLHAFARLSEEGIDLLLSDSTNAEVPGFVPPEREISTVLRNVFANAHHRIIVASFASHVHRIQQILDAAHEYGRRVAFVGRSMVRNMGIARDLGYLRVPAGLVVDVKTLDDLPPEEVVLVCTGSQGEPMAALSRMANRDHQIRIVPGDTVILASSLIPGNENAVYRVINGLTRWGANVVHKGNAKVHVSGHASAGELLYFYNICKPRNLMPVHGEWRHLRANAELGAMTGVPKDRIVIAEDGVVVDLVDGKARISGKVQAGYVYVDGLSVGDVTESSLKDRRILGDEGIISVYVVVDSTTGKVVSGPNIQARGSGIDDAAFGPVVTKIEEAIARAAADGVAEPHQIQQLVRRTMGKWVSDSYRRRPMILPVVVEV, encoded by the coding sequence TTGAGCCATCCGCATCCGGAACTCGGTCCGCCGCCGAAGCTGCCCAAGGGCGGCCTCAGGGTCACCCCCCTGGGTGGCCTCGGCGAGATCGGCCGCAACATGACCGTCTTCGAGTACGACGGCCGCCTCCTGATCGTCGACTGCGGTGTCCTCTTTCCCGAGGAGGAGCAGCCCGGCATCGACCTGATCCTGCCGGACTTCTCGTCCATCCGGGACCGCCTCGACGACATCGAGGGCATCGTCCTCACCCACGGCCACGAAGACCACATCGGCGCCGTCCCCTACCTCCTGCGGGAGAAGCCGGACATCCCGCTGATCGGCTCCAAGCTGACGCTGGCCCTCATCGAGGCCAAGCTCCAGGAGCACCGCATCCGCCCCTACACCCTTGAGGTGAAGGAGGGGGAGCGCGAGGGCCTCGGCCCCTTCGACTGTGAGTTCATCGCGGTCAACCACTCCATCCCGGACGCGCTGGCCGTGGCCATCCGCACGGGCGCGGGCCTGGTCGTCGCCACCGGCGACTTCAAGATGGACCAGCTCCCCCTGGACAAGCGACTCACGGACCTGCACGCCTTCGCGCGCCTGAGCGAGGAGGGCATCGACCTCCTGCTGTCCGACTCGACGAACGCCGAGGTCCCGGGCTTCGTCCCGCCGGAGCGCGAGATCTCCACGGTCCTGCGGAACGTCTTCGCCAACGCCCACCACCGGATCATCGTGGCCAGCTTCGCCAGCCACGTGCACCGCATCCAGCAGATCCTCGACGCCGCCCACGAGTACGGCCGCCGGGTCGCCTTCGTCGGCCGTTCGATGGTCCGCAACATGGGTATCGCCCGCGACCTGGGATACCTCCGGGTCCCGGCGGGCCTCGTCGTGGACGTCAAGACGCTCGACGACCTGCCGCCCGAGGAGGTCGTGCTGGTCTGCACCGGCTCCCAGGGCGAGCCGATGGCGGCGCTGTCCCGCATGGCGAACCGCGACCACCAGATCCGGATCGTCCCCGGCGACACGGTGATCCTGGCGTCGTCCCTGATCCCGGGCAACGAGAACGCCGTCTACCGCGTGATCAACGGCCTGACCCGCTGGGGCGCCAACGTCGTCCACAAGGGCAATGCCAAGGTGCACGTCTCGGGCCACGCCTCGGCCGGCGAGCTGCTGTACTTCTACAACATCTGCAAGCCGCGGAACCTGATGCCGGTCCACGGCGAATGGCGCCACCTGCGTGCCAATGCCGAACTCGGTGCCATGACGGGCGTCCCCAAGGACCGGATCGTCATCGCCGAGGACGGCGTCGTCGTCGACCTCGTCGACGGCAAGGCCCGTATTTCCGGAAAGGTGCAGGCCGGCTACGTCTACGTGGACGGCCTCTCGGTCGGCGACGTCACCGAGTCCTCCCTCAAGGACCGCCGGATCCTCGGCGACGAGGGCATCATCTCGGTCTACGTCGTGGTGGACAGCACCACCGGCAAGGTGGTCAGCGGCCCGAACATCCAGGCCCGCGGCTCCGGCATCGACGACGCGGCCTTCGGCCCGGTCGTCACGAAGATCGAGGAAGCCATCGCCCGCGCCGCGGCCGACGGGGTTGCCGAACCGCACCAGATCCAGCAGCTCGTCCGTCGCACGATGGGCAAGTGGGTCTCGGACAGCTACCGCCGGCGCCCGATGATCCTCCCGGTCGTCGTCGAGGTCTGA
- the dapA gene encoding 4-hydroxy-tetrahydrodipicolinate synthase, giving the protein MAPISTPQTPFGRVLTAMITPFAADGALDLDGAQQLAVHLVDAGNDGLIINGTTGESPTTTDAEKNDLVRAVLEAVGDRAHVVAGIGTNDTRHTLELARQAERTGAHGLLAVTPYYSKPPQEGLYRHFTAIADATELPVMLYDIPGRSGVPIETETLVRLAEHPRIVANKDAKGDLGQAGWAIARSGLAWYSGDDMLNLPLLSVGAVGFVSVVGHLVTPELRAMLEAHLAGDVQKAAEIHQKLLPVFTGMFRTQGVMTTKGALKLQGLPAGPLRLPLIELTDEETAQLKIDLAAGGVQL; this is encoded by the coding sequence ATGGCTCCGATCTCGACTCCGCAGACCCCCTTCGGGCGGGTCCTCACCGCCATGATCACGCCGTTCGCGGCGGATGGCGCTCTCGATCTCGACGGCGCGCAGCAGCTCGCCGTCCACCTGGTGGACGCAGGCAACGACGGTCTGATCATCAACGGCACCACCGGCGAGTCGCCCACCACCACCGACGCGGAGAAAAACGACCTCGTACGAGCCGTCCTCGAAGCCGTCGGAGACCGCGCCCACGTGGTCGCCGGCATCGGTACGAACGACACCCGCCACACGCTGGAGCTGGCCCGCCAGGCCGAGCGCACCGGCGCACACGGCCTGCTCGCCGTGACCCCGTACTACAGCAAGCCCCCGCAGGAGGGCCTCTACCGGCACTTCACGGCGATCGCCGACGCCACCGAGCTGCCGGTCATGCTCTACGACATTCCCGGCCGCAGCGGTGTCCCGATCGAGACCGAAACCCTGGTCCGGCTGGCCGAGCACCCCCGTATCGTGGCCAACAAGGACGCCAAGGGCGACCTCGGCCAGGCCGGCTGGGCGATCGCACGCAGCGGCCTCGCCTGGTACTCGGGCGACGACATGCTGAACCTGCCGCTCCTGTCAGTGGGCGCCGTCGGCTTCGTCTCCGTCGTGGGCCACCTGGTCACGCCCGAGCTGCGGGCGATGCTGGAGGCCCACCTCGCCGGGGACGTCCAGAAGGCTGCCGAGATCCACCAGAAGCTGCTCCCCGTCTTCACCGGGATGTTCCGCACCCAGGGTGTGATGACGACCAAGGGCGCGCTGAAGCTCCAGGGCCTGCCGGCCGGCCCGCTGCGACTCCCGCTGATCGAACTGACCGACGAAGAGACGGCCCAGCTCAAGATCGATCTTGCCGCGGGCGGGGTACAGCTCTGA